A single genomic interval of Zingiber officinale cultivar Zhangliang chromosome 4A, Zo_v1.1, whole genome shotgun sequence harbors:
- the LOC121973278 gene encoding E3 ubiquitin ligase PQT3-like isoform X1, whose product MQWRGYQDLGTENFGMPLVASGYNPYWGDGMPLGVDASYVTPFGAMPFMGYPPGPFDVPFGGGMLPQDPFAAQTYMMPAVPRDLSELGMGMVQRPPGLNREEIEVRKADIRHKRGMDRFNERLAIECWSKCLCRLEHISCVAWSKCHLIFF is encoded by the exons ATGCAATGGAGAGGCTACCAAGACCTTGGGACTGAAAATTTTGGCATGCCTTTAGTAGCTTCAGGCTATAACCCTTACTGGGGTGATGGGATGCCATTAGGAGTTGATGCCTCCTATGTGACACCTTTCGGTGCAATGCCATTTATGGGTTATCCACCTGGCCCCTTTGATGTTCCGTTCGGTGGAGGAATGCTTCCACAAGATCCATTTGCAGCACAAACTTATATGATGCCAGCGGTTCCAAG GGATCTATCTGAGTTAGGCATGGGCATGGTTCAGAGGCCTCCAGGCCTGAATAGAGAAGAGATTGAGGTCCGGAAGGCTGATATAAGGCACAAGCGAGGAATGGACCGATTCAATGAAAG GTTAGCTATTGAATGTTGGAGCAAATGTCTCTGTCGCTTGGAGCACATATCTTGTGTCGCTTGGAGCAAATgtcatttgatatttttttag
- the LOC121973278 gene encoding uncharacterized protein LOC121973278 isoform X3: MFKEEKEESSSSCHRDLSELGMGMVQRPPGLNREEIEVRKADIRHKRGMDRFNERLAIECWSKCLCRLEHISCVAWSKCHLIFF; the protein is encoded by the exons ATGTT caaagaagaaaaagaagaaagctcAAGTTCCTGCCACAG GGATCTATCTGAGTTAGGCATGGGCATGGTTCAGAGGCCTCCAGGCCTGAATAGAGAAGAGATTGAGGTCCGGAAGGCTGATATAAGGCACAAGCGAGGAATGGACCGATTCAATGAAAG GTTAGCTATTGAATGTTGGAGCAAATGTCTCTGTCGCTTGGAGCACATATCTTGTGTCGCTTGGAGCAAATgtcatttgatatttttttag
- the LOC121973278 gene encoding E3 ubiquitin ligase PQT3-like isoform X2 — protein MQWRGYQDLGTENFGMPLVASGYNPYWGDGMPLGVDASYVTPFGAMPFMGYPPGPFDVPFGGGMLPQDPFAAQTYMMPAVPRDLSELGMGMVQRPPGLNREEIEVRKADIRHKRGMDRFNESY, from the exons ATGCAATGGAGAGGCTACCAAGACCTTGGGACTGAAAATTTTGGCATGCCTTTAGTAGCTTCAGGCTATAACCCTTACTGGGGTGATGGGATGCCATTAGGAGTTGATGCCTCCTATGTGACACCTTTCGGTGCAATGCCATTTATGGGTTATCCACCTGGCCCCTTTGATGTTCCGTTCGGTGGAGGAATGCTTCCACAAGATCCATTTGCAGCACAAACTTATATGATGCCAGCGGTTCCAAG GGATCTATCTGAGTTAGGCATGGGCATGGTTCAGAGGCCTCCAGGCCTGAATAGAGAAGAGATTGAGGTCCGGAAGGCTGATATAAGGCACAAGCGAGGAATGGACCGATTCAATGAAAG CTATTGA